From one Melioribacteraceae bacterium genomic stretch:
- a CDS encoding T9SS type A sorting domain-containing protein, translated as MKNLIVLIVFLFSTHVNLISQIIEFSRVHIPNNNFKYEFEPSLGLRSVIYLDDAEMLLGVTEYFLMRSFDGGRNWYSTNPILNEVEVIKLKQTNLDEVTLLTFSDGRCKAQRSSDNGFIWETIYEFATGTEVRDFVRLKDGSFLFASNKGVIKVTNGGKEEKFLLPKVKPNVFDLTIVDEKIFYSTDKSFYWTDANFRNAVEVKTISGMTSFQIADNFYSNFFLITNDKLVYVVESVSKITPIDLPVKSYSRVELDNEERIIVYADKIYVSMDKGKTWSFSIQDLTDSFYSKLIGSTVIITDDMDYTGKQQVYYDDFYVSNIQMANLFTINNYASVSAPVQASSHLILGTTIGGLLSSDDSGIIWKEFITSSGSPIPGYYLNRYSDNRYISMPGLSFSDDDGKSWESLATIIHSMPYFYDYHVNTKNMISWNSDSTVIFIYNDFSSFEYIHKELPYKDIFFPQFDSEGNIWVASHNGDLFKYSKSKRSWDLVYSFKEKAYRLFFDDNNKIFVFCSNSIYISSTDHLDFQNYSFNHIAQNEGYFIDFLILEDTLYFSVIKKKSRDYIRKVISLSLIDFLFSEVFTLPRSRDLSMTPFRLITLSYINNYLYIGGNDGLYRSHKRLNKVDHNAHIVKKLSNETVNQQDKDVIQLTAYPNPANNETLIGYKLFERSKVQLTIYNTLGQQVDMLLSENQLPGAYEYRMSGARLSSGIYFAVLAVNDQIYSRKIVLLK; from the coding sequence ATGAAGAACTTAATAGTATTAATTGTCTTTTTATTTTCTACTCATGTTAATTTAATTTCACAAATTATTGAATTTAGTAGAGTTCACATTCCCAATAATAACTTTAAATATGAATTTGAACCTAGCCTTGGGTTACGTTCAGTTATTTACTTGGATGATGCGGAGATGCTTTTAGGAGTGACAGAATATTTTTTAATGAGATCATTTGATGGAGGAAGAAATTGGTACTCGACAAATCCAATCTTAAACGAAGTCGAAGTTATTAAACTTAAGCAAACAAATTTAGACGAAGTTACTCTATTAACATTCTCCGATGGTAGATGTAAAGCGCAGAGATCAAGTGATAATGGATTTATATGGGAAACCATTTATGAATTTGCAACAGGTACTGAAGTTAGGGATTTTGTAAGATTAAAAGATGGTAGTTTTTTGTTTGCCTCAAATAAAGGAGTTATAAAAGTCACAAATGGAGGAAAAGAAGAAAAATTTCTTTTACCAAAAGTTAAACCTAATGTTTTTGACCTAACAATAGTTGATGAAAAAATCTTTTACTCTACCGATAAATCATTTTATTGGACTGATGCAAATTTTAGAAATGCAGTTGAGGTCAAGACTATATCAGGAATGACAAGTTTTCAGATAGCAGATAATTTTTATTCTAATTTTTTTCTAATAACTAATGATAAACTCGTCTACGTCGTAGAATCCGTCTCAAAAATTACACCTATAGATTTGCCAGTTAAATCATATAGTAGAGTTGAGCTTGACAATGAAGAGAGAATAATAGTATACGCTGATAAAATCTATGTTTCTATGGATAAGGGCAAAACATGGTCTTTTTCCATACAAGATTTGACAGATTCATTTTATTCTAAACTCATAGGATCTACTGTAATTATAACTGATGATATGGATTATACAGGAAAACAACAGGTTTATTATGATGATTTTTACGTAAGCAATATACAAATGGCTAATCTCTTCACTATCAATAATTACGCAAGTGTTTCTGCACCTGTACAAGCCTCGAGCCATCTAATTTTAGGTACAACGATTGGGGGTCTGCTTAGCTCCGATGATAGCGGAATTATTTGGAAAGAATTTATAACGAGTTCGGGAAGTCCAATACCCGGTTATTATTTAAATAGATATTCTGATAACCGATATATTTCTATGCCCGGTCTTTCCTTTTCGGATGACGATGGAAAATCTTGGGAATCATTAGCAACCATCATCCACTCAATGCCTTATTTCTATGATTATCACGTCAATACAAAAAATATGATCTCGTGGAATAGCGATAGTACTGTGATATTTATTTATAATGATTTTAGCAGTTTTGAATACATTCACAAAGAATTGCCATACAAAGATATATTCTTTCCACAATTCGATTCAGAGGGAAATATTTGGGTTGCCAGTCATAATGGAGATTTATTCAAATATAGTAAAAGCAAACGATCTTGGGATTTAGTATATAGTTTTAAAGAAAAAGCATACCGACTTTTTTTTGATGATAACAACAAAATTTTTGTTTTTTGTAGTAATTCAATTTATATCTCATCTACAGATCACTTGGATTTTCAAAACTATTCATTCAACCATATCGCGCAAAATGAAGGTTATTTTATAGATTTTCTCATATTAGAAGATACGCTCTATTTTTCTGTAATTAAAAAAAAGAGTAGAGATTATATAAGAAAAGTGATTTCTCTTTCATTAATTGATTTTCTATTTTCGGAAGTATTCACTCTCCCCAGATCAAGAGATCTTAGTATGACCCCTTTTCGCCTCATAACACTCTCATATATAAATAATTATTTGTATATAGGAGGAAACGATGGTCTCTATCGCTCTCATAAACGACTAAATAAAGTTGATCACAATGCGCACATTGTTAAAAAATTGTCTAATGAGACAGTAAATCAACAAGATAAGGATGTAATTCAGCTTACTGCTTATCCTAATCCTGCTAATAATGAAACCTTGATAGGTTACAAGTTGTTTGAGCGTTCAAAAGTTCAGCTGACTATTTACAATACATTAGGGCAGCAAGTGGATATGCTTTTAAGTGAAAATCAGCTTCCTGGAGCTTATGAATATCGAATGAGCGGTGCCCGTTTAAGTAGTGGTATTTATTTTGCTGTTCTTGCGGTAAATGATCAAATCTACTCAAGAAAAATTGTTCTTTTAAAGTAG
- a CDS encoding TonB-dependent receptor encodes MKNIFYILILFTTTLAQTGKLSGYIVDQSGNPLVGANVMISELSIGSATDVDGAFEIDNINYGKYVLEVSFVGYQKQNVNIDFNESYQPIRITLIEEAIQTGQIIVSAGKYEQSVEDLTVSTTVVPPDVIDDRNFTNLGDVLRYVSGFSMADEQPSIRGSAGYSLGAGSRVLVAIDGVPMYTGDTGEIVWEFIPLTDVEQIEVIKGPASSLYGSTAIGGVVNIITKKAPKKSIVHFSSHGGFYDNPSVDLWEWSKTTRTFYGYSLTHSNSLGNFGYSISYRRTNNDGHRENDHNKRHLFYTKLSYDFNDNTSVTFIGNYLAMNRGQFNFWKDSRNVLRPPDADRDQIVVSDRYFGTLLFKHKFSDKFSIQVKPGVYSSDFEGRGVEITESNALLLRNEIITNYSPHKDWTFIAGTEQTYANVSSNVFSSPKFFTGSGYLHTEFRGIPKLTTTLGARYDYIKIDSVDAANAITPKLGLNYKLLDDVILRGSIGTGFRAPTPAEVFTTVSIGGVDIKKNTDLTYETSLSFEIGAIYKPLPNLYFDAAFFQTEYNNFVEPNFINDEDGLAIKFINLPKARIQGAELVSDYKIIPGLLDFNIGYTYLWSQDLETKKSLKYRPRHRVYASLNYTPYPFEFGVYYRYWSRIEEIDETIVQPPIELIVDGDLRVEVYVWDLSAGYNFNLFDTPLKISANVYNLLNYNYVEFLGNLQPLRNFSFRLDAYF; translated from the coding sequence ATGAAAAATATTTTTTACATATTAATATTATTTACAACAACACTTGCACAGACAGGAAAATTGTCCGGCTATATTGTTGATCAATCCGGTAATCCTCTTGTCGGAGCGAATGTTATGATTTCAGAACTATCAATCGGTTCCGCAACCGACGTTGATGGTGCCTTTGAGATAGATAATATTAATTACGGTAAATATGTGTTGGAAGTCAGTTTCGTAGGATATCAAAAGCAAAATGTAAACATTGATTTCAATGAAAGTTATCAACCAATTCGAATTACTTTGATAGAAGAAGCAATTCAAACCGGACAAATAATTGTTTCCGCCGGAAAATATGAACAAAGTGTAGAGGATCTAACAGTTAGTACTACTGTTGTTCCGCCGGATGTTATTGACGATAGAAATTTTACAAATTTGGGTGATGTGTTACGATATGTATCGGGTTTCAGTATGGCTGATGAACAACCGAGTATTCGCGGTTCGGCAGGATATAGTTTGGGTGCAGGTTCGCGTGTTCTTGTAGCAATAGACGGTGTACCGATGTACACGGGCGATACCGGTGAAATTGTTTGGGAATTTATTCCTTTAACCGATGTTGAACAAATTGAGGTAATTAAAGGTCCGGCAAGTTCGCTTTACGGTTCAACTGCAATCGGTGGTGTTGTAAATATTATAACTAAAAAAGCTCCTAAGAAATCTATCGTTCATTTTAGTTCTCATGGTGGATTTTATGACAATCCATCTGTTGATCTTTGGGAGTGGTCTAAAACTACTCGAACTTTTTACGGTTATTCATTAACTCACTCGAACTCTTTAGGAAATTTTGGATACTCAATTTCATACAGAAGAACAAACAATGATGGTCACCGTGAAAATGATCACAACAAGCGGCATTTATTTTACACAAAACTAAGTTATGATTTCAATGATAATACGTCGGTTACATTTATTGGCAATTATTTGGCGATGAATCGCGGACAGTTTAATTTTTGGAAAGATTCGCGTAATGTGCTTCGTCCACCGGATGCCGATAGAGATCAAATTGTAGTCTCGGATAGATATTTTGGAACTCTTTTATTCAAGCATAAATTCAGTGATAAGTTTTCTATTCAAGTTAAACCCGGTGTGTACTCTTCCGATTTTGAAGGACGAGGAGTTGAGATTACCGAATCAAATGCGCTCTTGTTAAGAAATGAAATTATAACTAACTATTCACCACATAAAGATTGGACATTTATCGCTGGTACTGAACAGACTTATGCAAATGTAAGTTCGAATGTATTTTCGAGTCCTAAATTTTTTACCGGTTCTGGTTATCTCCATACGGAATTTAGAGGAATACCAAAACTGACCACTACTTTGGGTGCTCGGTATGACTACATCAAAATTGATTCGGTTGATGCCGCAAATGCAATCACGCCGAAGCTTGGATTAAACTATAAGTTATTGGATGATGTTATTCTTCGTGGTTCGATTGGCACGGGATTCAGGGCTCCGACACCGGCTGAAGTTTTTACTACAGTCAGTATCGGTGGGGTCGACATAAAGAAGAATACTGATTTAACCTATGAAACAAGCTTGTCTTTCGAAATAGGCGCAATCTATAAGCCACTTCCAAATTTATATTTTGATGCTGCATTCTTTCAAACCGAATACAACAATTTTGTGGAACCGAATTTTATTAATGACGAAGACGGTCTTGCTATAAAATTTATTAATCTTCCTAAAGCAAGAATACAAGGCGCCGAACTTGTATCGGATTATAAAATTATTCCCGGTTTACTGGATTTTAACATCGGCTATACATACTTATGGTCGCAGGATCTTGAAACAAAAAAATCCTTGAAATACCGCCCACGACATAGAGTTTATGCATCACTTAATTATACGCCTTACCCGTTCGAGTTTGGAGTTTATTATAGATATTGGAGCAGAATTGAAGAAATTGACGAAACAATTGTCCAACCGCCGATCGAACTAATTGTTGATGGTGATCTACGAGTTGAAGTTTATGTTTGGGATTTAAGTGCCGGCTACAATTTTAATTTATTTGATACGCCTCTAAAAATTTCTGCTAATGTTTATAACTTGCTAAATTATAATTATGTGGAATTTCTCGGCAATCTTCAACCGCTTAGAAACTTTTCATTTCGGTTAGATGCTTATTTTTGA
- a CDS encoding Nramp family divalent metal transporter yields the protein MKNFLKIIAPGLLIAATGVGAGDLAGGAFAGSKLGMLVVWAVILGAFFKYVLTEGLARYQLATEKTFLEGLFLNFGRPAEIIFFIYLIIWSYAVGSAMISACGVAGHAVFPIFDSPEHGKIFWGVLHSLIGFLLVWIGTYTSFEKLMNVMVGLMFVTVVLTAIFIKPDLGDVVKGLVPNVPSYINPDGNEQGVVWTLALMGGVGGTLTILSYGYWIKEKGRKGKDFLKICRIDLAAAYIVTALFGIAMVVIASQIELDNQSSARLIIVLTEKLDSILGKTISSIFLIGAWAAVFSSLLGVWQSVPYMFTDFWNMVSKNDQVEVNTKSKPYQYYLIALAFLPMISLSFNFVIIQKIYAFLGSFVIPLIALGLVLLNSKKFISTAQLRNKISTQIVLVLIIIFFIATALQ from the coding sequence TTGAAAAACTTCCTTAAAATAATTGCTCCCGGATTATTAATCGCAGCTACAGGAGTTGGTGCCGGTGATCTTGCCGGCGGTGCTTTTGCCGGAAGTAAACTTGGTATGTTGGTCGTTTGGGCTGTAATTCTTGGTGCATTCTTTAAGTATGTTTTAACAGAAGGACTTGCAAGGTATCAATTAGCAACGGAAAAAACTTTTCTTGAAGGTTTATTTCTGAATTTCGGCAGACCTGCTGAAATCATTTTTTTCATCTATCTAATAATTTGGTCTTATGCTGTTGGCTCTGCAATGATAAGTGCTTGTGGAGTTGCCGGGCATGCAGTATTTCCAATCTTTGATTCTCCCGAACATGGAAAAATCTTTTGGGGAGTTTTACACAGCTTAATAGGATTTCTTTTAGTATGGATTGGTACTTACACTTCATTTGAAAAACTAATGAATGTTATGGTTGGACTAATGTTTGTAACCGTAGTTCTTACCGCAATTTTTATTAAACCCGATCTCGGTGATGTTGTGAAAGGATTAGTCCCGAATGTTCCATCGTATATTAATCCGGATGGAAATGAACAAGGTGTGGTTTGGACGTTGGCATTAATGGGCGGAGTTGGCGGAACACTTACAATCTTAAGTTACGGTTATTGGATAAAGGAAAAAGGGAGAAAAGGAAAAGATTTTTTGAAGATTTGTAGAATTGATTTAGCTGCAGCATATATTGTAACTGCACTATTCGGGATTGCGATGGTTGTCATTGCTTCTCAAATAGAACTCGATAACCAAAGTAGTGCTCGATTAATTATTGTACTTACTGAAAAATTGGATTCAATTCTTGGAAAAACTATTTCATCAATATTTCTAATTGGAGCGTGGGCAGCTGTATTTTCAAGTCTGCTGGGAGTTTGGCAGTCAGTACCTTACATGTTCACTGATTTTTGGAATATGGTTTCAAAGAATGATCAAGTAGAAGTTAATACAAAATCTAAACCTTACCAATACTACTTAATTGCTCTGGCATTTTTACCGATGATTAGTTTGTCGTTTAACTTTGTTATTATTCAAAAAATTTATGCGTTCCTTGGTTCTTTTGTAATTCCATTGATAGCACTTGGACTTGTTTTGCTTAATTCAAAAAAATTCATTTCTACTGCTCAATTGAGAAATAAAATCTCTACACAAATAGTTTTAGTTCTTATTATCATTTTCTTCATAGCGACCGCATTACAATAA
- a CDS encoding T9SS type A sorting domain-containing protein, with amino-acid sequence MKISLKTTFMVLYVLTAGLYSQTQERIEWPSLADSPWPVLRGDAQGTGRSEYVGPKTPNIVWTADMPYGIIYGPTIGYNDMLYFGTFAINTQSPGNFLYAYNSDGTEFWRYNNEYWWANENAPIAAKDSTIYFGSDTGMLYALDYWGNLKWKTEVADTHRFQMAIHKGGDLYISAGNLKVVSPDGEIKLINNNFTELFGRISFSPDGEQIYFSTGKLFRPDEPSDFYCTDLEGNVLWKVNSLSPNYEHPAIDNEGNVYFFGTDSVQANVQYLLSYSSNGQLNWKYNVISGFGQYSAASITKSGDIVFPAIKKENGVNFHEIISLNKVGEENWIYIIEHEGYMGDYRPDHGLVSDDEGNIYFGSTGGVYFWALNNQGELMWKIPLDGNEFDNSPAIGSDGTLYIGTHQSSSFQDHKNSLIAIRDEPSSVEENELPKEFRLEQNYPNPFNPSTKIKYQLPQASYVTIKIYDMLGREIKVLTQKHLQAGNYELTFDGSDLASGTYIYRITAGDFTDSKKLLLLK; translated from the coding sequence ATGAAAATTAGTCTAAAAACTACTTTTATGGTTTTATATGTGTTAACAGCCGGTCTATATTCACAAACACAAGAACGGATTGAATGGCCATCATTGGCGGATTCCCCATGGCCGGTCTTAAGAGGAGATGCACAAGGAACCGGACGAAGCGAGTATGTTGGACCCAAAACACCAAACATTGTTTGGACTGCTGATATGCCTTATGGAATTATTTACGGACCGACAATAGGCTATAACGACATGCTATATTTTGGGACATTTGCAATAAATACACAATCCCCCGGTAATTTTTTATATGCATATAATTCTGATGGCACAGAATTCTGGAGATATAACAATGAGTACTGGTGGGCAAATGAAAATGCTCCAATTGCAGCAAAAGACAGTACGATCTACTTTGGTTCTGATACTGGAATGTTATATGCCTTAGACTATTGGGGTAATTTAAAATGGAAAACAGAAGTTGCAGATACCCACAGATTTCAGATGGCTATTCATAAAGGTGGTGATTTATACATAAGTGCAGGCAATTTAAAAGTGGTAAGTCCCGATGGAGAAATAAAACTTATTAATAACAACTTTACTGAATTATTTGGAAGGATTTCTTTTTCACCTGACGGAGAACAAATATATTTCAGTACAGGCAAACTTTTTCGTCCAGACGAACCATCTGATTTTTATTGTACAGATTTAGAAGGGAATGTTCTTTGGAAGGTAAATAGCCTAAGCCCCAACTATGAACATCCCGCAATAGATAATGAAGGGAATGTATATTTTTTCGGAACTGATAGTGTTCAAGCCAATGTTCAGTATCTATTGTCATATTCATCAAATGGACAATTAAACTGGAAGTATAATGTAATTTCAGGATTTGGTCAATATTCTGCTGCTTCAATAACGAAAAGTGGAGATATTGTATTCCCAGCAATTAAAAAAGAAAATGGCGTAAACTTTCATGAAATTATATCTTTGAACAAAGTGGGTGAGGAAAATTGGATATACATAATTGAACATGAGGGTTATATGGGAGACTATCGTCCTGATCATGGTTTAGTCTCCGATGACGAAGGTAATATTTACTTCGGTTCAACAGGTGGTGTTTACTTTTGGGCCTTGAATAATCAAGGGGAACTTATGTGGAAGATTCCTCTTGATGGGAATGAATTCGATAATTCACCGGCAATCGGTTCTGATGGTACACTGTACATAGGCACACATCAAAGTTCATCATTTCAAGACCATAAAAATAGTCTGATAGCTATAAGAGATGAACCAAGTTCGGTAGAAGAAAACGAACTTCCTAAAGAGTTTAGATTGGAGCAAAACTATCCAAACCCATTTAATCCGTCAACTAAAATAAAATACCAGCTTCCTCAAGCAAGCTATGTAACAATAAAAATATACGATATGCTTGGCAGAGAAATAAAAGTACTTACTCAAAAACACCTCCAAGCAGGTAATTATGAGTTAACTTTTGACGGAAGCGATCTTGCAAGCGGAACTTATATTTATAGAATTACTGCTGGTGATTTTACGGATTCAAAGAAACTTTTACTCCTTAAATAG
- a CDS encoding T9SS type A sorting domain-containing protein produces the protein MKRFHYLFIGLLFILTTVAHENETIKKIEDAFQSGQINYEQALLQKFYSGFNQSKLDDKFFTTSSSPQKCATHLIAEFRNNLDKLSNETVDIITEMITPAVRKKNNSVTAETYISPYGKFELTYSTSGTHRVPAEDLDNNGIPDYVEFVANYFDHSWKVLIDTLGFKPIPLNPGEYYQISFEDMPYYGYTSYTGTSAGTEIVMHNNYNGFPPNSDPDGNVLGAAKVTAVHEFKHAIQFIYNNWGEPGWFIEADATWSEDIGFDQTNDYYNYLGSSQITSPGRGLAQGDGYEDNLYFHFFTEKYGDDTNREIWERREQFNESVYSSVGNMLQNYGAFFDEAFLEYYTWLYNTGNRYNPNLPGFGEAESYPNPSLCSNILSLPAENSGCTRGALSGSFIVYNSQNQNQYLQLLMDTPSGNNQLAVIKIYTDQTAETEFYELNNNTQFDLFVQPKLSEIDQLIIIPVVTSTTGSSFAYSYSLDAFQTAVIQHTPFLDTENSGDIEFIVNLETPQNLAYVDSLKVFYQINNIGFESMQLLPTGNLNEYSAILLNPGDDVQIDYYFRIADQLDQKVHLPESAPDSTFSFYIGADNQFPQIVHNSLNGTPKYNFPLYVYAEVSDNIGLDSVYIEYRLNEDEWVKEEMISLGNNYYVSLLQFVPDDLSTGDLVDYKITAVDNSSNNNKTILPENNFFRIDVTNGFYYSNKPNIEIREHILASTNDTLSITDEINIEDINVYFKSDHPKFSDLHIRLYDPLGNEYDLVNRDWFETENENAGSPSIIFDQEAYFNFGETLLIDLDSAKGSFAPVDADLTQLYGTSTLGDWRLRVYDKGMNSIVGNWLEWGLIIKGEGTTNVEDENEILVKEYQLYQNYPNPFNPSTQIKFAIPQAGIVTVKVYDTLGNEVAILFDGLINSGTHEINFNASNFSSGVYFYQLTSNGFSQTKKLLLLK, from the coding sequence ATGAAAAGATTCCATTATCTCTTCATCGGACTATTATTTATCCTAACAACAGTTGCTCATGAAAATGAAACTATTAAAAAGATTGAAGATGCATTTCAATCCGGACAAATAAATTATGAGCAAGCATTACTTCAAAAATTTTACTCCGGTTTTAATCAATCAAAACTGGATGATAAATTTTTTACTACAAGTTCATCTCCGCAAAAATGTGCAACTCATTTAATTGCCGAGTTTAGAAATAATTTAGATAAACTCTCCAATGAAACAGTAGATATCATAACTGAAATGATAACACCTGCCGTTAGAAAGAAAAATAATAGTGTTACTGCAGAAACATACATTTCACCTTATGGCAAGTTTGAATTGACATATTCAACATCAGGTACGCACCGTGTACCGGCAGAAGATTTAGATAATAACGGAATTCCCGATTATGTTGAATTTGTGGCAAACTATTTTGATCACTCATGGAAAGTTTTAATTGATACACTTGGATTCAAACCCATTCCACTTAATCCCGGGGAATATTATCAGATTAGTTTTGAAGATATGCCGTATTATGGTTACACAAGTTATACTGGTACGTCAGCCGGAACTGAAATTGTAATGCACAATAATTATAATGGTTTTCCGCCGAATAGTGATCCCGACGGAAATGTTTTAGGCGCTGCAAAAGTGACTGCTGTTCATGAATTTAAACATGCTATACAATTCATTTATAATAATTGGGGAGAACCCGGTTGGTTCATTGAAGCCGATGCAACTTGGTCGGAAGATATAGGTTTCGATCAGACGAACGATTATTATAATTATTTAGGCTCATCTCAAATTACTTCACCGGGCAGAGGACTTGCCCAAGGCGATGGTTATGAAGATAATCTTTATTTCCATTTCTTTACAGAAAAATATGGCGATGATACCAATAGAGAAATTTGGGAAAGACGTGAACAGTTTAACGAATCTGTTTACAGCAGTGTGGGTAATATGCTTCAAAATTACGGTGCTTTTTTTGACGAAGCATTTTTAGAATACTATACTTGGTTATATAATACAGGAAACAGATACAATCCAAACTTACCCGGTTTCGGTGAAGCAGAAAGTTATCCGAATCCATCTTTATGTTCGAATATTTTATCTCTTCCTGCCGAAAACTCTGGATGTACGAGAGGTGCGTTATCAGGAAGTTTTATTGTTTACAATAGTCAAAATCAGAATCAGTATTTGCAATTACTAATGGATACACCATCAGGAAATAATCAGCTTGCTGTTATAAAAATTTATACTGACCAAACTGCAGAGACAGAATTTTATGAGTTAAATAACAACACACAGTTTGATTTATTTGTACAGCCAAAACTTTCAGAGATTGATCAGTTGATTATAATCCCGGTTGTTACATCGACGACGGGTTCAAGCTTCGCATATTCGTATTCTTTAGATGCTTTTCAAACAGCAGTAATTCAGCATACGCCATTTCTAGATACTGAGAATTCGGGTGATATAGAATTCATAGTTAATTTGGAAACACCTCAAAACTTAGCTTATGTTGATTCATTAAAAGTTTTCTATCAAATAAACAACATCGGCTTTGAATCAATGCAATTATTACCCACAGGAAATTTAAATGAGTATTCTGCAATTTTATTAAATCCAGGGGATGATGTTCAAATTGATTATTATTTTAGAATTGCCGATCAACTTGATCAAAAAGTACACTTACCGGAATCCGCACCCGATTCAACTTTTTCATTTTATATCGGTGCTGATAATCAGTTCCCTCAAATTGTTCATAATTCATTAAACGGAACTCCGAAATATAATTTCCCGCTTTATGTTTATGCCGAGGTTTCGGATAACATCGGACTTGATTCTGTTTACATCGAATATAGATTGAATGAAGATGAGTGGGTAAAAGAAGAAATGATTTCTTTAGGTAATAATTATTATGTCTCTCTTTTACAATTTGTTCCGGATGATTTGTCAACAGGTGATTTGGTTGATTACAAAATTACGGCAGTCGATAATTCATCAAACAATAACAAAACAATTCTGCCGGAAAATAATTTTTTTAGAATTGATGTAACAAATGGTTTTTACTACAGCAATAAACCAAATATTGAAATTCGCGAACATATACTTGCATCAACAAATGATACGTTGAGTATCACTGACGAAATAAATATTGAAGATATAAATGTTTACTTTAAATCCGATCACCCAAAGTTTAGCGATTTGCATATTAGACTTTATGATCCGCTAGGTAATGAATATGATTTAGTTAATAGGGATTGGTTTGAAACAGAAAATGAAAATGCCGGTTCACCTTCAATAATATTTGATCAAGAAGCTTATTTTAACTTCGGCGAAACTTTGTTAATTGACTTAGACTCGGCGAAGGGAAGTTTTGCTCCGGTAGATGCTGACTTAACTCAACTTTATGGCACATCAACTTTAGGCGATTGGAGATTGAGAGTTTATGACAAAGGCATGAATTCAATAGTTGGCAACTGGCTCGAATGGGGATTGATTATAAAAGGTGAAGGTACAACTAATGTTGAAGATGAAAACGAAATTCTTGTGAAAGAATATCAGCTTTACCAAAACTATCCAAACCCGTTTAACCCGAGTACGCAGATTAAATTTGCTATTCCTCAAGCAGGAATAGTTACTGTAAAAGTTTATGATACACTTGGCAATGAAGTAGCCATATTATTTGATGGTTTAATAAATAGTGGTACGCATGAAATTAATTTTAACGCTTCAAACTTCTCGAGTGGAGTCTATTTTTATCAACTTACTTCAAACGGGTTTTCACAAACCAAGAAACTTTTACTGCTCAAGTAA